One genomic segment of Desulfocapsa sulfexigens DSM 10523 includes these proteins:
- a CDS encoding sigma-54-dependent transcriptional regulator yields MNGEAEKKMRLLIVDDERDLLNLLKKVLAKKCDCDISLANTGAEAQTQIQGWKPDVVLTDIIMPETDGLQLLEFIQTTDPTISTIIMTGYGTVEMAVKALKKGAYDFFEKPFDNDKISQVVKRAMERTKLLKENQRLQQQVINNCNSTQFIGKSKPLRQAVDLLIRYGKSDATLLIRGESGTGKEVAARTVHLSSKRAARKMITVNCPALPEQILESELFGYCKGAFTGADNDKDGLFLEAEGSTILLDEIADIPVSLQTKLLRVLQEKEIQPLGQTKTIKVDVRVLASTNQNLEEKIEKGEFREDLYYRLNVMNIVLPSLREMKEDIPLLAQHFLKMYAIEYERENLSFSKEAMQCMMQQPWKGNVREFQNIINRAVLLASDHILTVHDLKNDDGNNTCNYDPSQLPLPQNIHSLPYKDAKQTIISDFTISYLKNCLHNSKGNVTAAARASCMERQAFQRLMRKHAIQSSTYK; encoded by the coding sequence ATGAATGGTGAAGCAGAGAAAAAGATGCGACTTCTGATTGTTGATGATGAACGAGATCTTCTCAATCTCCTGAAAAAGGTATTGGCTAAAAAATGTGACTGCGACATATCACTTGCCAATACTGGCGCAGAGGCACAGACACAGATACAAGGCTGGAAGCCCGACGTCGTCCTTACTGATATTATTATGCCTGAAACCGATGGTCTGCAGCTTCTCGAATTTATACAGACTACGGACCCAACTATTTCCACTATTATCATGACTGGCTACGGTACCGTTGAGATGGCCGTCAAGGCACTCAAAAAGGGAGCTTATGACTTTTTCGAGAAACCCTTTGACAATGACAAAATCAGTCAAGTTGTCAAACGTGCCATGGAACGCACCAAACTGCTGAAAGAAAACCAAAGGTTGCAGCAACAGGTCATTAATAATTGCAATTCAACTCAATTTATTGGCAAGTCAAAACCCCTTCGACAGGCGGTTGACCTGCTTATCCGTTATGGGAAAAGCGATGCTACACTTCTTATTCGGGGTGAATCTGGAACAGGTAAAGAAGTCGCCGCACGTACGGTGCACCTTTCCTCAAAGCGTGCTGCCAGAAAGATGATCACCGTAAATTGCCCTGCACTTCCTGAGCAAATCCTGGAAAGTGAACTCTTTGGCTACTGCAAAGGTGCATTTACCGGCGCAGACAACGACAAAGATGGTTTATTCCTTGAAGCCGAAGGCTCAACTATCTTACTCGATGAAATTGCCGATATTCCTGTCAGTCTCCAGACAAAATTACTCCGAGTCCTTCAGGAAAAAGAGATCCAACCTCTTGGCCAGACCAAAACCATCAAAGTCGATGTCCGGGTTCTTGCTTCAACGAATCAGAATCTTGAGGAAAAAATCGAGAAAGGAGAATTCAGAGAGGATCTGTACTATAGACTGAATGTAATGAACATTGTACTCCCCTCCTTACGTGAAATGAAGGAAGACATCCCATTACTGGCCCAGCACTTTCTGAAGATGTATGCGATTGAGTATGAAAGAGAAAATTTGTCTTTCAGCAAAGAAGCCATGCAGTGCATGATGCAACAGCCATGGAAGGGAAATGTCAGGGAATTTCAGAATATTATCAACAGAGCTGTCCTGCTCGCTTCTGACCACATCCTGACTGTACATGATTTAAAAAATGACGATGGTAACAATACCTGCAACTATGATCCCTCCCAGCTTCCTCTTCCACAAAATATTCACTCCCTTCCCTATAAAGATGCAAAACAGACCATCATTTCAGATTTTACAATTTCCTATCTAAAAAACTGCCTGCACAACAGTAAGGGTAACGTCACGGCTGCTGCCAGGGCCAGTTGCATGGAACGTCAGGCATTTCAACGCCTCATGCGTAAACACGCTATCCAGTCAAGTACCTATAAGTAA
- a CDS encoding protein-tyrosine phosphatase family protein, producing MSYELTWITNQLAVGHAPMSYEELDSIKEQGINAIVNLCAEFSDLHELEEQAGFEVYYLPVHDECAPQMEAMEKALHWFDESIYLKKKVLVHCRHGIGRTGTFVSAYLLRRGLGLKLAEKTLQTTRATPTNYSQWKLLKKYGKKQGKLIAREASIQHDSTIDLTPFFVEYQAIVSEFARQSDEEDAQWIKDEPCCHEYFELQLIEAVFVSHNMNLSLTSSAREAVIHKAASLAQKYTNDKIFTTCPLLQNGTCSLIARERPVHCRNLTDERNTEKITSMISTLSRDVFFALTGSFPPEEIPSFSILDTISGRFVQHYFQAMLKVAEK from the coding sequence ATGTCTTATGAACTTACCTGGATAACAAATCAACTGGCAGTTGGACATGCCCCTATGTCCTATGAAGAACTGGATTCCATAAAAGAACAGGGAATCAATGCCATTGTCAATCTCTGTGCTGAATTCAGTGACCTTCACGAGCTTGAAGAGCAGGCAGGGTTTGAGGTATATTACCTCCCTGTCCACGACGAATGTGCTCCCCAAATGGAGGCAATGGAAAAAGCTCTGCACTGGTTTGATGAGTCAATTTATCTAAAAAAAAAGGTTCTGGTTCACTGCCGTCATGGTATTGGTCGCACAGGAACTTTTGTCTCGGCCTATCTGCTCAGGCGTGGTCTGGGTTTGAAACTTGCTGAGAAAACCTTACAAACAACGCGGGCCACACCAACAAATTACAGTCAATGGAAGCTCCTCAAGAAGTACGGCAAGAAACAGGGAAAGCTCATCGCCCGTGAAGCCAGTATACAGCACGACAGTACCATAGATTTAACTCCTTTTTTTGTAGAATATCAGGCAATAGTCTCAGAGTTTGCCAGGCAGAGTGATGAAGAAGACGCGCAATGGATCAAAGACGAACCATGCTGTCATGAATACTTTGAACTACAACTAATCGAAGCAGTATTTGTCAGTCATAATATGAACCTCTCACTGACAAGCAGTGCTCGTGAAGCCGTTATCCATAAGGCTGCATCCCTGGCACAAAAATATACCAACGATAAAATTTTCACCACCTGTCCTCTTCTACAAAATGGAACGTGCTCTCTCATCGCCAGGGAACGCCCTGTTCACTGCAGGAACTTGACAGATGAGAGAAACACTGAGAAAATAACATCTATGATAAGCACCCTTTCACGAGATGTCTTCTTTGCCTTGACTGGGTCCTTCCCGCCCGAGGAGATACCATCCTTCTCGATACTCGACACCATATCCGGTCGCTTTGTTCAGCATTACTTCCAGGCCATGCTCAAGGTAGCAGAGAAATAG
- a CDS encoding PEP/pyruvate-binding domain-containing protein: MRTTYEAFQNLLAFDSQCHEIMADLESLYYQGKKEDFCKISLKYESLAENVEGMVINLQRMAPGSYIDLPAYFNKFNFYCRFFFAPPELHFGKPFILPLHDEALTTQLAGAKSSTLAELHQQLNLVIPSGYVLTTNCFSYLLEYNDLRPAINALLAKTDITSTRLLSEISVAIIDLIKGAEIPPEIIEALKYAGKRLQTEKGSHMRFAVRSSALSEDGQCSFAGQYSSYLNVETDKLLDAYLDVLCSKYSPEALAYRINCGLSDEETPMAVMILTMVDAVTAGVVYTINPSGTQEDKLYIHATSGLGDAVVSGTVIPEVFTVDKNSTLPVAAQSSKQKLLTTTQIEDLGKMALRIERHFDRPQDIEWALQGDGTFVFLQTRELHLYKSENNIPSELSINKESLLFHGGVMASSGFASARAWVPDAENPLDTIEPGHILVLHETLPSYVRVLHRVDGVIAELGSAAGHFATVCREFGVPLLLGVGKDISRIQHGEVITLVADTRTVYSGAHSPKVKPSPVYKRDKDLPFFSKLRTVLDFITPLKLLDPQSKDFAPESCRSLHDIIRFSHEMAVQSMFSIGDRCSTIKGGKKKLQTQLPFEVFIVDVDEGLDKHASALQIITVDLIRSSPFQALWRGFNHSDISWGEQTYYDWKGYDRMAMSDAFAFQSNSDSASYAVLGKDYLNMNIRFGYHFTVIDALCEPDSTTSYCTLRFAGGGGEFEGRELRILFLDKVLSRLGFDVTIKGDLLDARISGISADSLMERIESLGKLLGVTKQMDMRLKDTEMVEQQIDKFFRVL; the protein is encoded by the coding sequence TTGCGAACAACCTATGAGGCTTTCCAGAATTTGCTGGCCTTTGACAGTCAATGCCATGAAATCATGGCAGACCTTGAAAGCCTCTACTACCAGGGAAAGAAAGAAGATTTTTGTAAAATTTCCCTGAAATATGAATCCCTTGCTGAAAACGTTGAAGGTATGGTTATCAACCTTCAACGTATGGCACCCGGTTCCTATATAGACCTGCCCGCCTATTTCAATAAGTTTAACTTTTATTGTCGCTTTTTTTTCGCCCCCCCTGAGTTACATTTCGGCAAACCTTTTATCCTTCCATTACATGATGAGGCACTCACCACACAACTTGCTGGTGCAAAAAGCAGTACTCTGGCAGAGCTACACCAGCAACTCAACCTTGTTATTCCTTCAGGATATGTCCTCACAACAAACTGTTTTTCCTATCTTCTCGAATATAATGATCTGCGACCGGCCATTAATGCATTACTCGCTAAAACAGACATCACATCCACCCGGCTTTTGTCTGAAATTTCTGTTGCTATTATAGACCTGATCAAGGGAGCAGAAATCCCCCCCGAAATCATCGAGGCTCTTAAATATGCCGGGAAAAGACTTCAGACCGAAAAAGGCTCACACATGCGCTTCGCTGTCCGAAGCAGTGCTCTCAGCGAGGATGGGCAATGCTCATTTGCCGGCCAATACTCCAGCTATCTCAACGTGGAAACAGACAAACTCCTTGATGCCTACCTTGATGTACTTTGCAGTAAATACAGCCCCGAGGCACTTGCCTACAGAATTAACTGCGGCCTCAGCGACGAAGAAACTCCCATGGCGGTCATGATACTGACCATGGTTGATGCAGTCACGGCAGGTGTTGTTTACACCATCAATCCCTCAGGAACTCAAGAAGACAAACTGTATATCCACGCCACCTCTGGCCTTGGTGATGCAGTTGTCAGCGGTACTGTAATACCCGAGGTTTTTACAGTTGATAAAAACTCAACGCTGCCAGTTGCTGCGCAGAGCTCAAAACAAAAACTCCTCACCACGACCCAGATAGAGGATCTCGGTAAAATGGCTCTTCGCATTGAACGCCATTTCGACAGGCCTCAGGATATCGAATGGGCACTGCAAGGTGATGGAACCTTTGTTTTCCTTCAAACTCGGGAATTACATCTTTACAAATCTGAAAACAACATACCTTCTGAGCTGTCTATCAATAAAGAATCGTTACTCTTTCATGGTGGTGTAATGGCCTCATCAGGATTTGCCTCTGCCAGGGCATGGGTTCCTGATGCAGAAAATCCTCTGGACACAATAGAACCGGGCCACATTCTGGTGCTCCATGAAACCCTTCCAAGCTATGTGCGAGTTCTCCATCGGGTCGATGGAGTTATTGCTGAACTCGGGAGTGCTGCCGGGCATTTCGCCACCGTCTGCAGAGAGTTTGGAGTCCCACTCCTCCTTGGCGTTGGAAAAGACATTTCCCGCATTCAACATGGCGAGGTTATCACTCTTGTGGCAGATACACGCACGGTCTACTCAGGAGCACACTCTCCTAAAGTAAAGCCTTCCCCTGTTTATAAAAGAGATAAAGATCTCCCATTTTTCAGTAAGCTGCGAACTGTCCTTGATTTTATAACACCTTTAAAGCTACTCGATCCACAGTCAAAAGATTTTGCGCCGGAATCCTGTCGCTCATTGCATGACATTATCCGTTTTTCCCATGAAATGGCGGTCCAGAGCATGTTTTCCATAGGGGATCGCTGCAGCACCATCAAGGGTGGGAAAAAGAAACTTCAGACCCAGCTTCCCTTCGAAGTGTTTATTGTAGATGTGGATGAAGGACTTGATAAACATGCCTCCGCACTCCAGATAATAACAGTGGACCTGATACGTTCATCTCCCTTTCAGGCGTTATGGCGTGGTTTTAATCATTCTGATATCAGTTGGGGCGAACAGACCTATTATGACTGGAAGGGATATGACCGCATGGCAATGAGTGATGCCTTTGCCTTTCAATCAAATTCCGATTCTGCAAGTTATGCCGTTCTTGGAAAAGATTACTTGAATATGAACATCCGTTTTGGATATCATTTCACTGTTATCGATGCTCTTTGTGAACCAGATTCCACCACCAGTTATTGCACATTGCGTTTTGCCGGAGGCGGTGGTGAATTTGAAGGACGCGAGCTTCGAATCCTTTTTCTGGACAAAGTACTTAGCCGCCTTGGTTTTGATGTTACAATCAAAGGAGATCTTCTCGACGCCAGAATAAGCGGTATTTCAGCTGACAGTCTTATGGAACGCATAGAGTCTTTGGGAAAGCTTCTGGGAGTAACCAAACAGATGGATATGCGCCTCAAGGATACTGAAATGGTAGAACAACAAATCGATAAATTCTTTCGGGTGCTGTAA
- a CDS encoding OmpA family protein, translated as MGSTAKIVYGSILTILIISLFLIFYMQKSAQLALDKQDIQQTVKKKEQLISEIQQTLKETTLSAENARKKNDLIPELSNTITAIEKEKALYQQQVKDLHEQLNKQLDDASKRMVEFTTLQKQFDEQQKLLASAEKEKGALEAEIHEITRHLKTSQNSLEHKDARLKMLAAALKEKDEAIALYKEQLEASTETIKHSRSANNTKAMNLSLVLDELARKTQQVVDLQEQLEQLSGTTGQPGASATTQRPTDAALAEISALIEKMNQQPTPAEDGRLAAAITKIQELELSNTTLQSQINEQSAHLQDLLNDLQVSENSNAENQEKLLLLQTDNQFLSDELNKLHHMKEEAGQTLTELQILLTDKDQEIENIIIQNQEVTAQLTEKLSSLEQQLKEASEQNALLTENSTHSETTLAELQAVNDSLSKELEPAKSALGEVQLALSQAREEIETLSTQQTDTDKQHAQQVESLQSLLDQQTAATETAVKHSTDLQKEIDQISSTLAEKEATIQQLTSQITANDGAEKEQKIAQLVADLTAAKALSDSQIKEHTALVSQKDATIQNLTDQLSTNNEQLASLQTALDEAKAQQSNETDTSTVQQQEIERLTEEAATAKAAADEQTALIESIKEQVTALKDTNKELEDSFNANQENLTKSLAEVTALQTSLSALTAERDKLKLMTTDSDNDGISDAEDACPDTIKGAKVDEQGCEKDSDGDGLVDRLDLCPGSNSGEAIDNAGCTEEQTTVVLEGISFQFGTAELTEDAHHALDTTAAILQINSDLQMEIAGHTDSIGEEESNLQLSTQRAQSVLNYLVSKGVSADSLQAKGYGAAEPIADNTTDTGRSKNRRVELRKIQTATPQETEKAVSPETVE; from the coding sequence ATGGGGTCAACAGCAAAAATCGTCTACGGCAGTATACTCACCATACTTATCATTTCTCTTTTTCTTATTTTTTACATGCAGAAAAGTGCTCAACTGGCACTTGATAAACAAGACATCCAGCAAACCGTCAAAAAAAAGGAACAGCTGATCAGTGAGATACAGCAGACACTTAAAGAAACAACTCTTTCTGCCGAAAATGCCCGAAAGAAAAATGACCTTATCCCCGAGCTTTCGAATACTATAACTGCCATCGAAAAAGAGAAAGCATTATACCAGCAGCAGGTAAAAGACCTTCACGAACAGCTGAACAAACAACTTGATGATGCCAGTAAACGCATGGTCGAATTCACCACCCTTCAAAAACAATTTGATGAACAACAGAAACTACTGGCCAGTGCAGAAAAAGAAAAAGGTGCCCTCGAAGCAGAGATCCATGAGATAACCAGGCATCTCAAGACATCACAGAATTCCCTTGAGCACAAAGACGCACGACTCAAAATGCTGGCCGCCGCCCTTAAGGAAAAAGATGAGGCCATTGCACTATATAAAGAACAGCTTGAAGCAAGTACAGAAACAATAAAGCATTCAAGAAGTGCCAACAACACCAAGGCAATGAATTTATCCCTGGTGCTTGACGAACTGGCACGTAAAACCCAACAGGTTGTTGACCTCCAGGAACAACTTGAACAACTGTCCGGAACCACTGGTCAGCCCGGAGCATCAGCAACCACTCAGAGGCCCACAGACGCCGCTCTAGCTGAAATTAGTGCCCTTATTGAAAAGATGAATCAACAGCCCACCCCGGCTGAAGATGGTAGACTCGCCGCAGCTATTACCAAAATCCAGGAACTTGAACTCAGTAACACCACTTTACAGTCACAAATCAATGAGCAGAGTGCACACCTCCAGGATTTGCTCAATGACCTGCAGGTAAGCGAAAACAGCAATGCTGAAAACCAGGAAAAGCTGCTACTGCTGCAGACAGACAATCAGTTTTTAAGCGATGAGCTTAACAAATTGCACCACATGAAAGAAGAAGCTGGCCAAACACTGACCGAGTTGCAGATCCTTTTGACTGACAAAGATCAGGAAATTGAAAATATCATCATACAAAATCAGGAAGTCACTGCTCAGTTGACAGAAAAGCTCAGTTCCCTTGAACAACAACTGAAAGAAGCGAGTGAACAAAATGCGCTCCTCACTGAGAACAGCACCCACTCTGAAACAACTCTTGCTGAACTGCAAGCGGTAAACGATTCACTCAGCAAAGAGCTTGAACCTGCAAAATCTGCTCTTGGGGAAGTCCAGCTTGCTCTTTCCCAGGCCCGTGAAGAAATTGAGACCCTGAGTACTCAACAAACAGATACAGACAAACAGCATGCCCAGCAGGTCGAGTCTCTGCAGAGTCTTCTTGATCAACAAACTGCTGCGACGGAAACAGCTGTAAAGCACTCAACCGATTTACAGAAAGAAATTGATCAAATTTCTTCTACTCTAGCTGAAAAAGAAGCAACCATACAACAATTAACCTCCCAAATTACGGCCAACGATGGTGCCGAAAAGGAACAGAAGATCGCACAACTCGTCGCAGATCTTACCGCCGCTAAGGCCCTTTCCGATAGCCAGATTAAAGAACATACTGCTCTTGTCTCACAAAAAGACGCAACTATTCAAAATCTTACCGATCAACTTAGCACGAATAATGAACAACTTGCCTCTCTCCAGACCGCCCTCGATGAGGCAAAAGCTCAACAAAGCAATGAGACAGACACTAGTACTGTGCAACAACAAGAGATTGAAAGACTGACTGAGGAAGCCGCCACTGCAAAAGCTGCAGCCGATGAGCAAACAGCATTAATTGAATCCATTAAGGAACAAGTGACAGCCCTTAAAGATACAAACAAAGAGCTGGAAGACTCTTTCAACGCCAATCAGGAAAATCTGACGAAAAGCCTTGCCGAAGTCACCGCACTGCAAACAAGTCTCTCGGCACTGACTGCTGAACGGGACAAACTCAAGCTTATGACCACCGATAGTGATAACGATGGCATATCAGATGCTGAGGACGCCTGTCCGGACACTATTAAAGGGGCCAAAGTCGATGAACAGGGGTGTGAGAAAGACTCGGATGGTGATGGCCTGGTTGACAGGCTCGATCTCTGTCCCGGCAGCAATTCCGGTGAAGCAATTGATAATGCCGGATGTACTGAAGAACAGACCACGGTTGTTCTTGAAGGAATAAGCTTTCAATTTGGAACGGCAGAACTCACTGAAGACGCTCATCATGCACTTGATACAACCGCAGCCATTCTTCAGATCAATTCTGATCTCCAGATGGAAATAGCTGGCCATACCGATTCAATTGGTGAGGAAGAATCAAACCTGCAACTCTCCACCCAGCGTGCCCAATCCGTACTGAATTACCTGGTATCCAAAGGTGTTTCTGCTGACTCCCTCCAGGCGAAAGGATATGGTGCTGCAGAGCCGATCGCTGACAACACAACAGACACCGGTCGTTCAAAAAATCGCAGAGTGGAACTCAGAAAAATTCAAACAGCCACGCCGCAGGAAACGGAAAAAGCAGTCAGCCCAGAAACCGTCGAGTAA
- a CDS encoding indolepyruvate ferredoxin oxidoreductase subunit alpha, with product MAWEVVVDKDKCAGDEECVNACPAQVYEMVDGKAEVVEEDECLGCETCVEVCPEGAITVTEV from the coding sequence ATGGCTTGGGAAGTAGTTGTAGACAAAGACAAATGTGCTGGTGATGAAGAATGTGTAAACGCTTGTCCTGCTCAGGTTTACGAGATGGTAGACGGAAAAGCAGAGGTTGTTGAAGAAGACGAGTGTCTCGGTTGTGAGACCTGCGTTGAAGTTTGTCCTGAAGGCGCTATCACCGTAACTGAAGTCTAA
- the alr gene encoding alanine racemase, with amino-acid sequence MSTSFNQILISRSALCHNYRLLSERVGKTAHLLAMVKADAYGHGMIQTAGVLNNAGCRHFGVAEVGEGVQLRESGVEGAIFVFLGFDPLDVSLFFEYDLIPVIYDLESARVLSLEAVKRDTVIEVHVKVDCGMTRLGIFPEAFGVFSSALQQLPGITLTGIASHFPRSDEADSDHTSKQFLRFEKLFAIAGHADTLIKHIANSGGVLYFPHTSCDMARAGISLYGYYPDGMIGSAAENGEQLQPVMSFVTRVLQVKTVPAGVGISYGHTYVTSRETRLAVLPVGYEDGLSRSLSNKGEVLVHGERAKVRGRICMNLCMVDVSHIEGVQAGDEVIILGRQGKDTISGDEIAGWMDSISYEVLCLFGNNNERKYIE; translated from the coding sequence ATGAGCACTTCTTTTAATCAGATTCTGATAAGTCGTTCAGCCCTTTGCCACAATTATCGTCTTCTCTCAGAACGTGTAGGGAAAACCGCCCACTTACTTGCCATGGTCAAAGCTGATGCTTATGGTCACGGGATGATTCAGACTGCAGGTGTTCTGAATAATGCCGGATGCCGTCATTTTGGTGTGGCTGAAGTTGGTGAAGGAGTTCAGTTACGAGAGTCAGGTGTTGAAGGGGCTATTTTTGTCTTTCTTGGCTTTGATCCCCTGGATGTCTCACTTTTTTTTGAGTATGATCTCATTCCTGTGATTTATGATCTTGAGAGTGCACGTGTATTATCCCTTGAGGCCGTAAAGCGTGATACAGTCATAGAAGTTCATGTGAAAGTGGACTGTGGAATGACTCGCCTCGGGATATTTCCGGAAGCGTTTGGAGTTTTTTCCTCTGCACTGCAGCAATTACCTGGGATTACCTTGACTGGTATCGCCAGCCATTTTCCGCGATCCGATGAGGCAGATTCCGACCATACTTCCAAACAGTTTTTACGCTTTGAAAAGCTTTTTGCCATTGCCGGGCATGCAGATACACTTATAAAACATATCGCTAACTCCGGCGGAGTTCTCTATTTCCCTCATACATCTTGTGATATGGCCAGGGCAGGGATATCGCTCTATGGCTACTATCCTGATGGAATGATTGGAAGTGCAGCCGAAAATGGGGAACAGTTGCAACCTGTCATGTCCTTTGTTACACGAGTCCTTCAGGTGAAAACTGTACCGGCCGGAGTTGGAATCAGTTATGGCCATACCTACGTCACCAGTCGTGAGACACGTCTGGCTGTGCTCCCGGTTGGCTATGAAGACGGTTTGTCACGAAGTCTCTCCAATAAAGGGGAAGTTCTCGTTCATGGTGAGCGGGCAAAAGTGAGGGGCCGCATCTGCATGAACTTATGCATGGTTGATGTCTCCCATATTGAAGGTGTTCAGGCAGGGGATGAAGTAATTATTCTTGGCCGACAGGGAAAGGACACCATAAGCGGTGATGAAATCGCGGGGTGGATGGATAGTATCTCCTACGAGGTACTCTGTCTCTTTGGAAATAATAACGAAAGAAAATATATAGAATGA
- the argS gene encoding arginine--tRNA ligase, whose amino-acid sequence MILERLQKLVDGCFERGVNEGKWSAKASGKYSLEVPKRDGQGDYSTNMAMVMAGMEKKNPREIAGALLELLGEDDSIIEKLEIAGPGFVNIFLKKQVWQDIINPVLAAGKTYGQSRVGNGKNVMVEFVSANPTGPLSIGHGRQAILGDAIARLLEATGHSVYREYYFNDAGRQMRVLGQSTRARYLELQNKPFEFPEDGYQGEYIQDIAQELYNEQGDALVDEEDTLPFTQKAKDVIFADISSTLKRMGIVFDNYYNEHSLYDEGHIDSVVKELREKGLVYEKDDAVWFKTTEFGHDQDRVIIKNTGEPTYRLPDIAYHREKFKRNFDWMIDVFGSDHIATVPDVMAGLEALGYDSQKVTVVLHQFVTLTRNGKQVKMSTRKATFVTVDELLDMVGPDVARFYFMMRKADSQLEFDLDLATSEEKDNPVHYVQYGHARLCSIMRKAEELGMENNSVCNADLSLLKEPEEIQLLKRMASFPGSVESAALDLAPHRAIFFLMELAGDWHSYYNKHKVIDPENVPQAVTDARLCLVAALRQVFKNGLEMLGLTALEKM is encoded by the coding sequence ATGATTCTTGAACGATTACAGAAACTGGTTGATGGCTGTTTTGAAAGAGGAGTGAATGAAGGGAAGTGGTCTGCCAAGGCTTCCGGAAAATATTCACTTGAAGTTCCAAAACGTGATGGCCAGGGGGATTACTCTACCAATATGGCCATGGTCATGGCTGGAATGGAGAAAAAAAATCCTCGGGAGATTGCTGGAGCATTGCTGGAACTGCTTGGTGAGGATGACAGCATCATCGAAAAACTGGAAATTGCAGGTCCCGGGTTTGTGAATATCTTTCTCAAGAAACAGGTGTGGCAGGATATCATCAATCCAGTGCTTGCGGCCGGGAAGACCTATGGTCAATCCAGGGTGGGAAATGGCAAAAACGTTATGGTTGAATTTGTCAGTGCCAATCCAACCGGGCCATTAAGCATTGGACATGGTCGTCAGGCTATTCTTGGTGATGCCATTGCCAGATTGCTCGAAGCGACGGGTCATTCAGTGTACCGTGAATATTATTTTAATGATGCCGGACGTCAGATGCGGGTACTTGGTCAATCCACCAGGGCACGTTATCTTGAACTCCAGAACAAGCCATTCGAATTTCCTGAGGATGGATATCAGGGAGAGTATATTCAGGACATTGCGCAGGAACTCTACAATGAACAGGGTGACGCACTGGTAGACGAGGAGGACACACTTCCTTTTACTCAAAAGGCAAAAGATGTTATTTTTGCTGATATTTCCTCAACTCTGAAACGAATGGGGATTGTCTTTGACAACTATTACAACGAGCACTCCCTCTACGATGAAGGGCATATTGATTCCGTTGTAAAAGAACTTCGTGAAAAAGGGCTGGTATACGAGAAGGATGATGCCGTCTGGTTTAAAACAACTGAATTTGGTCATGACCAGGACAGGGTGATTATTAAAAATACTGGTGAACCCACATATAGACTCCCTGATATTGCCTACCATCGTGAAAAATTTAAACGTAATTTTGACTGGATGATAGATGTTTTCGGCTCGGATCATATTGCCACCGTTCCTGATGTGATGGCAGGACTTGAGGCCCTCGGGTACGATTCACAGAAGGTTACTGTTGTTTTACATCAGTTTGTAACGCTTACCCGAAATGGCAAGCAGGTTAAAATGTCCACCCGTAAGGCAACCTTTGTCACGGTTGACGAACTGCTTGATATGGTCGGTCCCGATGTTGCCCGATTTTATTTTATGATGCGCAAGGCCGACAGTCAGCTTGAGTTTGATCTGGATCTTGCGACGAGTGAAGAAAAAGATAATCCTGTCCACTATGTTCAGTATGGTCATGCAAGACTCTGCTCAATCATGCGCAAGGCTGAAGAATTGGGGATGGAAAATAATAGTGTGTGTAATGCTGATCTTTCGCTCCTGAAGGAACCGGAAGAGATACAACTATTAAAACGTATGGCCTCTTTTCCCGGATCCGTGGAATCGGCTGCACTTGATCTCGCGCCACACCGTGCCATATTTTTCCTGATGGAACTTGCAGGGGACTGGCATAGTTATTATAACAAACACAAAGTGATAGATCCTGAAAATGTTCCCCAGGCAGTTACCGACGCCCGCCTTTGTCTGGTTGCAGCTTTGCGGCAGGTTTTTAAGAATGGATTGGAAATGCTCGGTCTGACTGCTCTGGAGAAAATGTAG
- a CDS encoding N-acetyltransferase has product MIIRNATMSDVKAMHSLLNHYADKGQLLGRSFSSLYDKLRDFKVCIDTDGVLVGLCALNIIWEDLAEIRSLAVLENSQGKKIGQKLVRACLEEANRYNITKVFTLTYKAGFFRKQGFKDIDKSQLPHKIWSDCLNCPKFPDCDEEALQCIVSDVL; this is encoded by the coding sequence ATGATAATACGAAACGCCACAATGAGTGATGTGAAAGCGATGCATTCACTTCTCAATCATTATGCTGATAAGGGGCAGTTGCTCGGACGCTCCTTCAGTTCTTTATATGATAAACTCCGCGACTTTAAAGTATGTATTGATACAGATGGCGTTCTTGTCGGTTTGTGCGCTCTCAATATAATATGGGAAGATCTTGCAGAAATCAGGTCCCTGGCCGTTCTGGAAAATTCACAGGGAAAAAAAATAGGGCAAAAGCTGGTACGTGCCTGTCTGGAAGAAGCCAATCGCTATAATATCACGAAAGTTTTCACACTGACATATAAGGCTGGATTTTTCCGAAAACAGGGTTTTAAAGATATTGATAAGAGCCAACTGCCCCATAAGATCTGGAGTGATTGTCTGAACTGCCCCAAATTTCCAGACTGTGATGAAGAGGCTTTGCAGTGTATCGTCTCTGATGTTTTATGA